In the Streptobacillus moniliformis DSM 12112 genome, one interval contains:
- a CDS encoding MFS transporter, which yields MLNPKIITSIFMIVIILYLIYFLTKKYKLTKKQIIIFWILVLFWSSVSIIRAYRKAYAIDPVDIGGLGLNLIVATQITAAYGLISFMLRLPLFFISDMLNRKKIFIQLGMIFMMIASISVYLKPSYNTLYLSSLSMGACASMLAIFNVIFSETFAKEQAAVSTSILASAPLLAEFIAAPIQYIGTSNSIKNYSLLWLTSTIIAFITLLLTTFIRDIEYTKISFSMQKVKKVIINKAFIYICLIAFLQSFVKFATSGPNMIVYNKSIGMSPLLLAYNDAMFAAPQLCASVLVGTYFIKKYSIERILQFGIISTIIFYIFVITTNNPNIVFFAYIFNGFGYGLIYTSIISIALQYFDKEYINISMGIFQAFFSAGIYFGDSIHKSIHTLIPQNVINIDINKNIFIIAIFSSLFTIILCQISIFFKNKGFINIR from the coding sequence ATGTTAAATCCAAAAATAATTACATCAATTTTTATGATAGTAATTATTCTTTATTTAATATATTTTTTAACAAAAAAGTATAAATTAACAAAAAAACAGATCATTATATTTTGGATATTAGTCCTATTCTGGTCTAGTGTTAGTATAATTAGAGCATATAGGAAAGCATATGCAATAGATCCTGTAGATATAGGGGGATTAGGGCTTAATCTAATAGTTGCAACACAAATTACAGCAGCTTATGGTCTTATTAGTTTCATGCTTAGACTACCTCTATTTTTTATTAGCGATATGTTAAATAGAAAAAAAATATTCATACAACTTGGTATGATATTTATGATGATAGCCTCTATTTCAGTATATTTAAAACCTAGTTACAATACACTGTATTTATCATCATTATCTATGGGGGCTTGTGCTTCAATGCTTGCTATATTTAATGTTATTTTTTCTGAAACATTTGCAAAAGAACAGGCAGCAGTTTCTACTTCTATACTTGCATCTGCACCATTGCTTGCCGAGTTTATAGCAGCTCCTATACAATATATAGGCACATCAAATAGTATAAAAAATTATTCATTACTTTGGCTTACATCAACAATTATAGCCTTTATAACTTTACTATTAACTACATTTATAAGGGATATAGAATATACAAAAATTTCATTTTCAATGCAAAAAGTTAAAAAAGTTATTATAAATAAAGCTTTTATATATATTTGTTTAATAGCATTTTTACAATCTTTTGTTAAATTTGCAACTAGTGGTCCTAATATGATAGTGTATAATAAAAGTATAGGTATGTCTCCACTTTTATTAGCATATAATGATGCGATGTTTGCAGCACCTCAATTATGTGCAAGTGTACTTGTAGGTACATATTTTATAAAAAAATATTCTATCGAAAGAATACTACAATTTGGAATTATTTCAACTATAATTTTTTATATTTTTGTTATAACAACAAATAATCCTAATATAGTTTTCTTTGCATATATATTTAATGGATTTGGATATGGATTAATTTATACATCAATAATATCTATTGCATTACAATACTTTGATAAAGAATATATAAATATTAGTATGGGTATATTTCAAGCTTTCTTCTCTGCTGGAATATATTTTGGAGATAGCATACATAAATCTATACATACTTTAATACCTCAAAATGTAATTAATATAGATATTAATAAAAATATATTTATAATAGCAATATTTTCATCATTATTTACTATAATATTATGTCAAATTAGTATATTTTTTAAAAATAAGGGATTTATAAATATAAGATAG
- a CDS encoding DMT family transporter has translation MENRKRYYLGIFFILLSAIGFSTLQMIVKMLPHVSVASKLFYRNIVIIFITFILIRVKGISFKLEKSEWKLMFARSVFGILGVMINFYTLKYILLADSTTIQKLSSFIVLLLSYLFFNEKFTKVQFFALIMSFLGVILIVKPGSSSFSYGYILAILGAFCASFAYICIRGLAIRGKVKPLIIIFYFSLFSTFVLLPYVLIDRTPLDLKTITLLIGIGVFGAMGQYGITFAYNFAPAKEISVFEYSQVIFSSVLGLIFLGEFPDKYSIMGYLIITLTGIFIYRYNLKRGNKI, from the coding sequence ATGGAAAATAGAAAAAGATATTATTTAGGAATATTCTTTATATTATTATCAGCAATAGGGTTTTCAACATTACAGATGATAGTGAAAATGTTGCCACATGTTTCTGTTGCAAGTAAATTGTTTTATAGAAATATAGTAATAATATTTATTACATTCATACTTATAAGGGTAAAAGGAATAAGTTTTAAATTAGAAAAAAGTGAATGGAAATTAATGTTTGCGAGATCAGTTTTTGGTATTTTAGGAGTAATGATTAATTTTTATACCCTAAAATATATATTGCTTGCAGATTCAACTACTATACAGAAATTATCTTCTTTCATTGTGTTACTACTTTCCTATTTATTCTTTAATGAAAAATTTACAAAAGTTCAATTTTTTGCATTGATAATGTCATTTTTGGGAGTAATATTAATAGTTAAACCAGGAAGTTCTAGCTTTTCTTACGGATATATACTTGCAATACTTGGTGCTTTTTGTGCATCATTTGCATATATTTGTATTAGAGGACTAGCTATAAGGGGTAAGGTTAAACCTCTTATTATAATATTCTATTTTTCATTATTTAGTACATTTGTATTATTACCATATGTGTTAATAGATAGAACTCCTTTAGACTTAAAAACTATAACATTACTAATTGGAATAGGAGTATTTGGAGCTATGGGGCAATATGGTATAACTTTTGCATATAATTTTGCTCCTGCAAAAGAAATTTCAGTTTTTGAATATTCACAGGTAATATTTTCTTCTGTTTTGGGGCTAATATTTTTAGGAGAATTTCCAGATAAATATAGTATTATGGGATATTTAATCATAACATTAACAGGTATTTTTATATATAGATATAATTTAAAAAGGGGGAATAAAATATGA
- a CDS encoding CPBP family intramembrane glutamic endopeptidase codes for MKIIVNLLKILLLFFLLNYLNLFLFKVVEFFVNKDLITLDLVFIINLIGSTILITLFSYLSKNNKEYYKLNLKSILIIIIVIIITLVLEVSLSLFLDSTEQTIIFHKRMNYYKSVNKLLLILQIIVFSPIEEELFFRKIIFTYLENRKLALIVSIILFAFAHSYFNLEIFILFLPISIIISLIYYKTNSLKVNCIFHMLFNCFAIIKYLI; via the coding sequence ATGAAAATAATTGTAAACTTATTAAAAATTTTATTATTATTTTTTCTTTTAAATTATTTAAATTTATTTTTATTTAAGGTAGTAGAATTTTTTGTGAATAAAGATTTAATAACATTAGATTTAGTTTTTATTATTAATTTAATTGGTTCAACTATTTTAATTACTTTATTTAGTTATTTATCAAAAAATAATAAAGAATATTATAAATTAAATTTAAAAAGTATATTGATAATCATTATTGTTATAATAATAACATTGGTTTTAGAAGTAAGTTTAAGTCTTTTTTTGGACTCAACAGAACAAACAATTATTTTTCATAAACGTATGAATTATTATAAATCAGTTAATAAATTACTGTTGATATTACAGATAATAGTATTTTCTCCAATAGAAGAAGAATTATTTTTTAGGAAAATTATTTTCACATATTTAGAAAATCGTAAATTAGCTCTGATTGTTTCAATAATTTTATTTGCATTTGCTCATTCATATTTTAATTTAGAAATTTTTATTTTATTTTTACCTATTTCTATAATAATTTCATTAATTTATTATAAGACAAATTCTTTAAAAGTGAATTGTATATTTCATATGTTATTTAATTGTTTTGCTATCATTAAATATTTGATATAA
- the hemW gene encoding radical SAM family heme chaperone HemW, with product MKNITGIYIHVPFCNKRCHYCDFHVFINMNDKIERYVEYVIKEIKLYPEYIYDTIYFGGGTPSLLNGEQIRKILDNLKKTDNAEITLELNPSDMDLEKLKYIKNAGINRLSIGFQSFNDDMLKFMNRDHSSKKAIETYRNARIAGFDNISLDLIFSVPNQDMEMLENDLDKFLELSPEHLSIYSLIWEEGTNFTKRLEKGELKALDEDLEADMFLKIQERLVKSGYNHYEISSFCKDGKESKHNIKYWNNTEYIGVGVNATSFYNNQRFAKVKSLARYYRLIDQNIIPIEEKTIEIVDDVELENLKYILGLRMLIKGVEYTPNEKIDKLIERGLIERFDDRIKLTSKGVLLSNEVFVEFV from the coding sequence ATGAAAAATATAACAGGAATATATATACATGTGCCTTTTTGTAATAAGAGATGTCATTATTGTGATTTTCATGTCTTCATAAATATGAATGATAAGATAGAAAGATATGTAGAATATGTTATTAAGGAAATAAAACTATATCCAGAATATATATACGATACTATATACTTTGGAGGAGGAACACCTTCTTTACTTAATGGAGAGCAAATAAGAAAAATACTAGATAATTTAAAGAAAACTGATAATGCTGAAATAACTTTAGAATTAAATCCTAGTGATATGGATTTAGAAAAACTTAAATATATTAAAAATGCAGGAATAAATAGATTAAGTATAGGTTTTCAAAGTTTTAATGATGATATGCTTAAATTTATGAATAGAGATCATAGTTCTAAAAAAGCTATAGAAACTTATAGAAATGCTAGAATTGCAGGATTTGATAATATATCACTTGATTTAATATTTTCAGTACCTAATCAAGATATGGAAATGTTAGAAAATGATTTAGATAAGTTTTTAGAACTTTCACCTGAACATCTTTCTATATATTCATTGATATGGGAGGAAGGAACTAACTTCACAAAAAGACTTGAAAAAGGTGAATTAAAAGCATTAGATGAAGATTTAGAAGCAGATATGTTCCTTAAAATACAAGAAAGACTTGTTAAAAGTGGGTATAATCATTATGAAATATCTTCATTTTGTAAAGATGGAAAAGAGAGTAAACATAACATTAAATATTGGAATAATACAGAATATATAGGTGTTGGGGTAAATGCAACAAGTTTTTATAACAATCAAAGATTTGCAAAGGTTAAATCTTTAGCCAGGTATTATAGGTTAATAGATCAAAATATTATACCAATAGAAGAAAAAACTATAGAAATAGTAGATGATGTAGAACTTGAAAACCTAAAATATATTTTAGGTCTTAGAATGTTAATAAAAGGTGTAGAATACACACCTAATGAAAAAATAGATAAATTAATAGAAAGAGGTTTAATAGAAAGATTTGATGATAGAATAAAACTTACTAGCAAAGGTGTGCTATTATCTAATGAAGTTTTTGTTGAATTTGTTTAA
- a CDS encoding Nif3-like dinuclear metal center hexameric protein codes for MISLSKLIKEFEEKFPRELAEEWDNVGLLVGDIRKKINKVMLCLDITREAVDFSVKEKVDLIISHHPFIFKGQKKILSDNVIGSKIIDVIKNDIAVYSAHTNVDAAKGGLNEYILEKMNLDGQMLETEEIALRRFNLKEKKSIEYIISIIKEKLEIKNVRLSRAMDNRMVRKIAITTGSGDSFIPLIRGKVDLFITGDLKHHISLDMGEENLHLLDIDHYGSEKLVVELFEKSLREINKEIEIIKFDSKEVFEYL; via the coding sequence ATGATAAGCTTATCTAAATTAATTAAAGAGTTTGAAGAAAAATTTCCAAGAGAATTAGCTGAAGAATGGGATAATGTTGGATTACTTGTTGGTGATATTAGAAAAAAGATAAATAAAGTAATGTTATGTTTAGATATAACAAGAGAGGCAGTAGATTTTTCTGTTAAGGAAAAAGTTGATCTGATAATATCTCATCATCCATTCATTTTCAAAGGGCAAAAAAAGATACTATCAGATAATGTCATTGGTTCTAAAATCATTGATGTAATAAAAAATGATATAGCAGTATATTCAGCTCATACCAATGTAGATGCAGCTAAGGGTGGATTAAATGAATATATATTAGAAAAAATGAATTTAGATGGGCAAATGTTAGAAACTGAAGAGATAGCATTAAGAAGATTTAATTTAAAAGAGAAAAAATCTATTGAGTATATTATATCTATAATAAAGGAAAAGTTAGAAATAAAAAATGTTAGATTAAGTAGAGCTATGGATAATAGAATGGTAAGGAAAATTGCCATAACTACAGGTTCTGGAGATAGTTTTATTCCTTTGATTAGAGGTAAGGTAGATCTATTTATTACAGGAGATTTAAAACATCATATTTCACTTGATATGGGAGAAGAAAATTTACATCTTTTAGACATAGATCATTATGGAAGTGAAAAATTAGTTGTTGAACTTTTTGAAAAAAGTTTGAGGGAAATAAATAAAGAGATTGAAATAATTAAATTTGATTCTAAAGAAGTATTTGAATATCTATAA